In one window of Kitasatospora sp. MMS16-BH015 DNA:
- a CDS encoding GNAT family N-acetyltransferase: protein MSPALALQRYGAGDTTDLLDTLADVWAEAHTGHHDVAAAGFTPDTLRRQITGHAHHDGFVLVAAYAEGQLVGFGYGFRCSPSYWYGEQLRPAITPDARDTDSLAGICELAVRTGWQGRGVGTGIHTALLEALRTEWVSLLAMPDNGPARQLYDRLGYRYAGPYSAGPDGPVLDLLLLRTPL from the coding sequence ATGAGCCCCGCACTCGCCCTGCAGCGCTACGGCGCTGGCGACACCACCGACCTGCTCGACACCCTCGCCGACGTCTGGGCCGAAGCCCACACCGGCCACCACGACGTCGCCGCCGCCGGGTTCACCCCCGACACCCTGCGTCGCCAGATCACCGGCCACGCCCACCACGACGGCTTCGTCCTCGTCGCCGCCTACGCCGAAGGCCAGCTCGTCGGCTTCGGCTACGGCTTCCGCTGCTCCCCCTCTTACTGGTACGGCGAGCAGCTCCGGCCGGCCATCACCCCCGACGCCCGCGACACCGACAGCCTCGCCGGGATCTGCGAACTCGCCGTCCGCACCGGCTGGCAGGGCCGCGGCGTCGGCACCGGCATTCACACCGCGCTGCTGGAGGCACTGCGCACCGAATGGGTGTCGCTCCTCGCAATGCCCGACAACGGGCCCGCCCGGCAGCTCTACGATCGCCTGGGATACCGGTACGCCGGCCCCTACAGCGCCGGCCCCGACGGACCGGTGCTCGACCTCCTCCTGCTCCGCACGCCCCTCTGA
- a CDS encoding IS256 family transposase produces MTARDSVPFAALLEENLASASPDLLRAMVKTFAEAMMSADVDRVCGGEYGRPGEDRVNSRNGYRNRDWDTRVGTVDLAIPRVRSGSYFPSWLLERRRRAEQALISVVATCYLLGVSTRRVEKLAETMGVTQLSKSQVSEMAKHLDERVAEFRNRPLDQGPYTFVWVDALTQKVREGGRVVNVHCLVAVGVNNEGQREVLGLDVATSEDGAGWLAFLRSLVARGLGGVQLVVSDAHGGLVDAVGATLPGAAWQRCRTHYARNLLSQVPKSAQPWVATLLRTVFEQPDAKAVRQQMASVIAALDERFPKAAEHLEHAREDLLAFAVFPRTVWKSIWSNNPQERLNKEIRRRTDVVGIFPDRASIVRLIGAVLAEQSDEWAEQRRYIGSEILGRCRLHPIEGETPDEAAPTALTA; encoded by the coding sequence ATGACCGCACGTGACAGTGTGCCCTTTGCTGCCCTGCTGGAGGAGAACCTCGCTTCGGCGAGTCCCGACTTGTTGCGGGCGATGGTGAAGACGTTCGCGGAGGCGATGATGTCCGCGGACGTGGACCGCGTCTGCGGCGGCGAGTACGGCCGCCCGGGCGAGGACCGGGTCAACTCCCGCAACGGATACCGCAACCGGGACTGGGACACCCGTGTCGGCACGGTCGACCTGGCGATCCCGCGCGTCCGCTCGGGCTCGTACTTCCCGTCCTGGCTGCTGGAGCGCCGGCGCCGGGCCGAGCAGGCCCTGATCTCGGTGGTCGCGACCTGCTACCTGCTCGGGGTGTCGACCCGCCGGGTGGAGAAGCTTGCCGAGACCATGGGCGTCACCCAGCTGTCGAAGTCCCAGGTCAGCGAGATGGCCAAGCATCTGGACGAGCGGGTGGCCGAGTTCCGCAACCGCCCCCTCGACCAGGGCCCCTACACGTTCGTGTGGGTCGACGCGCTCACGCAGAAGGTCCGCGAGGGCGGCCGTGTGGTCAACGTGCACTGCCTGGTCGCGGTCGGCGTCAACAACGAGGGACAGCGTGAGGTCCTCGGCCTGGACGTCGCCACCAGCGAGGACGGCGCCGGCTGGCTTGCCTTCCTGCGGTCGCTGGTCGCCCGCGGCCTGGGAGGTGTCCAGCTCGTCGTCTCCGACGCCCACGGCGGCCTGGTGGACGCGGTCGGTGCGACCCTGCCCGGGGCCGCGTGGCAGAGGTGCCGGACGCATTACGCGCGAAATCTGCTCTCGCAGGTCCCGAAGTCGGCCCAGCCCTGGGTCGCGACCCTGCTGCGGACCGTCTTCGAACAGCCTGACGCGAAGGCCGTGCGTCAGCAGATGGCCTCCGTTATCGCCGCTCTCGACGAGCGATTCCCCAAGGCTGCGGAGCACTTGGAGCATGCCCGCGAGGACCTGCTGGCCTTCGCCGTGTTCCCGCGCACGGTCTGGAAGTCGATCTGGTCGAACAACCCGCAGGAACGGCTGAACAAGGAGATCCGGCGCCGCACCGACGTCGTCGGGATCTTCCCCGACCGCGCCTCGATCGTCCGTCTGATCGGCGCGGTCCTGGCCGAGCAGAGCGACGAATGGGCCGAACAGCGCCGCTACATCGGCTCAGAGATCCTCGGCCGCTGCCGCCTCCACCCGATCGAGGGAGAAACCCCCGACGAGGCCGCCCCGACCGCACTCACCGCATAG
- a CDS encoding DUF4262 domain-containing protein, whose product MTDDPFQCRCVLCHDYGDRDEADQVERTIIGNVQEHGWHVAMVPEDEIGPGFAYTIGLAHTHGTPELAMFGLDVHLMHRMLNTLGEKAASSTALADGQEHHGIARGLPVRLRRADLRWYRTFFGRAIGFYRRPPFPVLQVAWPDANGRFHWEEGVEPGHRDSQPQLWLSPGEHPAGVWTAEL is encoded by the coding sequence ATGACCGATGATCCATTCCAGTGCCGCTGCGTCCTGTGCCACGACTACGGTGACCGAGATGAAGCCGACCAGGTTGAGCGGACGATCATCGGCAATGTGCAGGAGCACGGCTGGCACGTCGCCATGGTGCCAGAGGATGAGATCGGCCCAGGATTCGCCTACACGATCGGCCTGGCCCACACGCACGGCACGCCTGAGCTCGCGATGTTCGGGCTCGATGTGCACCTCATGCACCGTATGCTCAACACGCTCGGCGAGAAGGCCGCGTCGAGCACGGCCCTGGCTGACGGCCAGGAGCATCACGGCATCGCCCGTGGTCTGCCCGTGAGGCTCAGGCGGGCGGATCTTCGCTGGTACAGGACCTTCTTCGGACGGGCCATCGGGTTCTACCGGCGTCCGCCCTTCCCGGTCCTACAGGTGGCCTGGCCCGACGCGAACGGGCGCTTCCACTGGGAGGAAGGCGTCGAGCCGGGGCATCGGGACTCGCAACCCCAGCTGTGGCTGTCGCCGGGCGAGCATCCAGCCGGAGTCTGGACGGCCGAGCTCTGA
- a CDS encoding HD family hydrolase yields the protein MEHQLDDADAAGIAHLLFEAGSLRGLPRTGWRQDGIPLAITETVAEHSHRTSVIGATLATLEGADPARTTLLCTLHDLPETRTGDLTPLTKRYATTADPRKVLADQVTGTHPAVRDVFTEAVAEFEDGTTPEARCARDADKLDCLLRALEYRAGGVSAVQGKIDRCRAALVTVAACRIADAAVKLAPTDWQYRGALPTGGVAGLQHHPCVCPQQPRRLPSPQAESQWWCN from the coding sequence GTGGAGCACCAGCTCGACGACGCGGACGCTGCCGGCATCGCCCACCTCCTGTTCGAAGCAGGCTCCCTACGAGGACTGCCCCGCACCGGATGGCGCCAGGACGGCATCCCCCTGGCCATCACCGAGACGGTGGCCGAGCACAGCCACCGCACCTCGGTCATCGGCGCCACCCTCGCCACCCTCGAAGGCGCCGACCCGGCCCGCACCACCCTGCTGTGCACCCTCCACGACCTCCCCGAAACCCGCACCGGCGACCTCACCCCCCTCACCAAGCGCTACGCCACCACCGCCGACCCCCGCAAAGTCCTGGCCGACCAGGTCACCGGAACCCACCCCGCCGTCCGCGACGTCTTCACCGAAGCCGTCGCCGAATTCGAGGACGGCACCACACCCGAAGCACGCTGCGCCCGGGACGCCGACAAGCTCGACTGCCTGCTGCGCGCCCTGGAGTACCGGGCCGGAGGCGTTTCTGCCGTGCAGGGCAAGATCGACCGGTGCCGCGCGGCCCTGGTGACGGTCGCGGCCTGCCGCATCGCGGACGCCGCCGTGAAGCTCGCACCGACCGACTGGCAGTACAGAGGGGCATTACCAACGGGCGGCGTGGCCGGGTTGCAGCACCATCCGTGCGTGTGCCCGCAGCAGCCACGACGGCTGCCCTCACCCCAGGCAGAGTCGCAGTGGTGGTGCAACTGA
- a CDS encoding SMI1/KNR4 family protein has translation MMSDWVFNVVDRRSREHMADSDPWMSPPPGLRSPATPEQLIELEGWMGQPLDADYAEFLLQSDGMEHFYLNMPVLGWQDWAGGEPPQGAREFRDMMQGEFCVDAGLAPDVALAPVSVNEDASRAIFMIPAETGKGRFLWTGEGDQMFFPTFRELFECAAGTRDWGDYCAP, from the coding sequence ATGATGAGCGACTGGGTGTTCAACGTGGTTGACCGGCGGTCGCGGGAGCACATGGCCGACTCGGACCCGTGGATGTCACCGCCTCCGGGCCTTCGCTCGCCCGCGACGCCTGAACAGTTGATCGAGCTTGAGGGGTGGATGGGCCAGCCCCTGGACGCCGACTATGCGGAGTTCCTTCTGCAGAGCGACGGCATGGAGCACTTCTACCTGAATATGCCGGTGCTGGGCTGGCAGGACTGGGCTGGCGGAGAGCCCCCGCAGGGCGCTCGTGAGTTTCGGGACATGATGCAGGGTGAGTTCTGCGTCGACGCTGGCCTTGCGCCGGATGTGGCTCTGGCTCCGGTCTCGGTCAACGAGGACGCCTCGCGCGCGATCTTCATGATCCCGGCCGAAACAGGCAAGGGCAGGTTCCTGTGGACCGGCGAGGGCGACCAGATGTTCTTCCCGACCTTCCGGGAGCTCTTCGAGTGTGCCGCGGGCACTCGGGACTGGGGCGACTACTGCGCTCCGTAG
- a CDS encoding site-specific integrase, whose protein sequence is MNELTGVVTSIDPALDADAVLTALGRATVRPAGQRRLAWAVVAQPDLLTSAGHQAPVPAVLRFIDELIAAGASKVVKPACPRCHGVKALSKLLDGERVCRACFARHAAVPCSRCGSVREPAARDEHGGPLCPNCLVSEPINPEGCTGCGQRKRVATRLPEGPYCEKCRPRTPTECAICGRTVPCEVSRATGEPWCERCQHRWVTCSGCETVAQARSGTWDAPLCARCTNPDPEAWGRCPACETTWQLSPRPCQRCILDQQVRALLGNGNGTVRSDLTPFHAALVDAMRPDIALAWIARSKARDLLEQIGRDNRPVTHETLDELPGDKTLAHLRSVLVATGALPPRDERLVTLERWIASAVGARTNPDERRTLHGYAVWHHLRRLRQRLGQEHTSHLQALNVRCHVTAAANFLTWLADSELTLNTCTQPDLERWIADPNFSYRGETAAFVRWAVRHRHARDLTFGAVRWTGPTGALDTEKRWDDARRLLHDDTLQTRDRVAGLLLVLYAQRIATISRLTVDHVRLGEDRVEITLGTSPVVLPEPLAGLVRELIATRRGKAKIGTPADVPWLFPGGHPGQPIGDSQLGIRLQKIGLQPREDRSAALFTLATGVPAAILARMLGVHIQVAVQWQKASAGDWAAYAADVSRRVPEKR, encoded by the coding sequence ATGAATGAGCTCACCGGGGTCGTCACCAGTATTGACCCCGCGCTCGACGCGGACGCGGTCCTGACGGCACTGGGCCGGGCCACCGTCCGCCCCGCCGGGCAGCGGCGTCTGGCCTGGGCCGTGGTCGCCCAACCGGACCTGCTGACCAGCGCCGGCCACCAGGCCCCGGTCCCGGCCGTGCTGCGTTTCATCGACGAGCTCATCGCGGCCGGGGCGTCGAAGGTCGTCAAGCCGGCCTGCCCTCGCTGCCACGGAGTGAAGGCGCTCTCCAAGCTTCTGGACGGCGAGCGCGTCTGCCGGGCCTGTTTCGCCCGCCACGCGGCCGTGCCCTGCTCTCGCTGCGGATCGGTGCGCGAGCCCGCCGCAAGAGACGAGCACGGGGGCCCGCTGTGTCCCAACTGCCTGGTCAGCGAGCCGATCAACCCGGAAGGCTGCACGGGTTGCGGGCAGCGCAAGCGGGTGGCAACGCGACTGCCCGAGGGGCCGTACTGCGAGAAGTGCCGACCCAGGACACCCACCGAATGCGCGATCTGCGGACGGACGGTGCCCTGCGAGGTCTCGCGCGCCACCGGCGAGCCCTGGTGCGAGCGCTGCCAGCACCGCTGGGTGACCTGCAGCGGCTGCGAGACCGTCGCCCAGGCCCGTAGCGGAACCTGGGACGCACCGCTCTGCGCGAGGTGCACCAACCCCGACCCCGAGGCATGGGGCCGCTGCCCGGCCTGCGAAACGACGTGGCAGCTCAGCCCCCGCCCCTGCCAGCGCTGCATCCTTGACCAGCAAGTACGCGCTCTCCTCGGCAACGGCAACGGAACCGTCAGAAGCGACCTCACCCCCTTCCACGCAGCGTTGGTCGACGCCATGCGCCCCGACATCGCCCTGGCCTGGATAGCCCGTTCCAAGGCCCGCGACCTGTTGGAACAGATAGGCCGCGACAACCGCCCCGTCACCCACGAGACCCTCGACGAACTACCCGGCGACAAGACCCTCGCCCACCTCCGCAGCGTCCTGGTCGCCACCGGCGCCCTGCCGCCCCGCGACGAACGCCTCGTCACCCTGGAACGCTGGATCGCCTCAGCGGTCGGGGCTCGCACCAACCCGGACGAACGCCGGACCCTGCACGGCTACGCGGTCTGGCACCACCTGCGAAGACTCCGCCAGCGCCTCGGCCAAGAACACACCTCCCACCTTCAGGCCCTGAACGTCCGCTGCCACGTCACCGCGGCGGCCAACTTCCTTACCTGGCTTGCCGACAGCGAACTGACGCTGAACACCTGCACCCAACCCGACCTGGAACGCTGGATCGCCGACCCGAACTTCAGCTACCGCGGCGAGACCGCCGCCTTCGTTCGCTGGGCGGTCCGGCACCGGCACGCCCGAGACCTGACCTTCGGTGCCGTCCGTTGGACCGGCCCCACGGGAGCGCTGGACACCGAGAAGCGCTGGGACGACGCCCGCCGGCTCCTGCACGACGACACCCTGCAGACCCGAGACCGCGTCGCCGGCCTCCTGCTGGTCCTCTATGCCCAGCGCATCGCCACCATCAGCCGCCTCACCGTCGACCATGTCCGCCTGGGCGAGGACCGGGTCGAGATCACGCTCGGCACCTCCCCGGTCGTCCTACCCGAGCCGCTGGCCGGTCTCGTCCGTGAGCTCATAGCGACCCGCCGGGGCAAGGCCAAGATCGGAACCCCGGCCGACGTGCCCTGGCTGTTCCCCGGCGGCCACCCCGGACAGCCGATCGGTGACTCCCAACTCGGCATCCGCCTGCAGAAGATCGGCCTCCAGCCGAGGGAGGACCGCTCCGCCGCGCTGTTCACCCTCGCCACCGGAGTCCCCGCCGCGATCCTCGCCCGGATGCTCGGCGTCCACATCCAAGTCGCCGTTCAGTGGCAGAAGGCATCCGCCGGCGACTGGGCCGCCTACGCCGCCGACGTCAGCCGCCGTGTCCCGGAGAAGCGATGA
- a CDS encoding helix-turn-helix transcriptional regulator codes for MAAKLDYRWHLRHLMADHGMFSTTDLLPSLAQRGINLSSSQVYRLVVERPERLSLKILMALLDILDCTMDDLIEPVAAAGAAQRPKKAAAGGTAAESIGELRPKRARIAPVDQ; via the coding sequence CTGGCCGCCAAGCTCGACTACCGCTGGCACCTGCGTCACCTGATGGCGGACCACGGCATGTTCTCCACCACTGACCTCCTGCCGTCGCTGGCCCAGCGCGGCATCAACCTGTCCTCCAGCCAGGTCTACCGGCTCGTCGTCGAGCGCCCCGAGCGCCTCAGCCTGAAGATCCTGATGGCCCTTTTGGACATCCTGGACTGCACGATGGACGACCTGATCGAACCCGTCGCCGCGGCCGGCGCCGCGCAGAGGCCGAAGAAGGCCGCCGCTGGCGGCACAGCTGCCGAGAGCATCGGCGAACTGCGGCCCAAGCGGGCCAGGATCGCCCCGGTGGACCAGTGA
- a CDS encoding DUF402 domain-containing protein, which produces MTTATARFTPGSTAVRRDVHHGRVWSAQPYRTLTDDGDVLELLYWPGLTSLGPTTWSDAMRTGDHALRQSGLQDLAAGNWQLGPWTWEKTALRSRLESGAYFSIHTFQDAATGEPLRWYVNFELPYTRTPIGLDTFDLFVDLVVEPDLSAHHWKDVDEYEQARHLGLIDDDLHVQVEAAREQALGLLQDRRGPFAEAWPTWAPDPGWPHPQLPCDAGDYETGRAR; this is translated from the coding sequence ATGACCACCGCCACCGCCCGGTTCACGCCCGGCAGCACCGCCGTCCGCCGCGACGTCCACCACGGGCGCGTCTGGTCCGCCCAGCCCTACCGCACCCTCACCGACGACGGCGATGTCCTCGAACTCCTCTACTGGCCCGGCCTCACCAGCCTCGGACCGACCACGTGGTCGGACGCGATGCGCACCGGCGACCACGCCCTGCGCCAGTCCGGCCTTCAGGACCTCGCGGCTGGCAACTGGCAACTCGGCCCCTGGACATGGGAGAAGACCGCCCTTCGCTCCCGCCTCGAATCCGGCGCCTACTTCAGCATCCACACCTTCCAGGACGCCGCCACCGGCGAGCCGCTGCGTTGGTACGTCAACTTCGAGCTCCCCTACACCCGTACCCCGATCGGGCTGGACACCTTCGACCTCTTCGTCGACCTGGTCGTCGAACCCGACCTCAGCGCCCACCACTGGAAGGACGTCGACGAGTACGAGCAGGCACGGCACCTCGGCCTGATCGACGACGACCTGCACGTCCAGGTCGAGGCCGCCCGCGAGCAGGCCCTCGGGCTACTCCAGGACCGCCGTGGACCCTTCGCTGAAGCCTGGCCGACCTGGGCACCGGACCCCGGCTGGCCGCACCCGCAACTGCCCTGCGACGCGGGCGACTACGAAACCGGCCGAGCGCGGTGA
- a CDS encoding SMI1/KNR4 family protein — MNDFDLLLQRVRSAAAESENLRDPVALQRLDAAEQQLGFRLHPLLAALYTTVGNGGFGPRDALFELCDAALSDSMETALGNYTLASADHSDPVLSWPAGVLPILDWGCGMLACVDCRSADGTVLLFEPNALDGEDASTVWFVDSPSLAEWLRTWLDRRGWYEDDQMDETSDMRLWPEAANRLG; from the coding sequence GTGAACGATTTCGATCTGCTGTTGCAACGCGTCCGCTCTGCCGCCGCGGAGAGTGAGAACTTGCGGGACCCGGTCGCCCTGCAGCGCCTCGACGCGGCAGAGCAACAGTTGGGTTTCCGCCTGCACCCGCTCCTCGCCGCGCTCTACACCACCGTGGGCAACGGTGGCTTCGGCCCCCGGGATGCGTTGTTCGAGCTCTGTGACGCCGCACTGTCTGACAGCATGGAGACCGCGCTGGGCAACTACACCCTCGCATCTGCAGACCACTCGGACCCCGTGCTGTCGTGGCCCGCAGGCGTTCTGCCGATCCTTGACTGGGGCTGCGGCATGCTGGCCTGCGTGGACTGTCGCAGCGCCGACGGCACCGTCCTGCTCTTCGAGCCGAACGCGCTCGACGGCGAGGACGCCTCCACGGTGTGGTTCGTTGACTCACCCAGCCTCGCCGAGTGGCTGCGAACCTGGCTGGACCGACGTGGTTGGTACGAGGACGACCAGATGGACGAGACCTCGGACATGCGACTCTGGCCCGAGGCGGCAAACAGGCTCGGCTGA